A portion of the Oreochromis niloticus isolate F11D_XX linkage group LG10, O_niloticus_UMD_NMBU, whole genome shotgun sequence genome contains these proteins:
- the nova1 gene encoding RNA-binding protein Nova-1 isoform X1, producing the protein MMMAGGGGGGAAVDHNGIYTNPNLHSLQQTHMDADNPDSRKRPLETPAEEAGCTKRTNTGEEGEYFLKVLIPSYAAGSIIGKGGQTIVQLQKETGATIKLSKSKDFYPGTTERVCLIQGTVEALNGVHNFIAEKVREMPQSAQKPEPVSILQPQTTVNPDRVKQAKLIVPNSTAGLIIGKGGATVKAVMEQSGAWVQLSQKPEGINLQERVVTISGEPEQNRKAVEIIVQKIQEDPQSSSCLNISYSNVSGPVANSNPTGSPYANTGEVLPNAAAAAATASSLLGQAGLTGMGAFPAAMSSLSGNDLLAITSALNTLASYGYNTNTLGLGLNPAAASGVLAAVAASANPAAAAAANLLASYASDASSSAGHPATGLGGFSLGSLAAATGASNGYLNASSPLMASSLLATEKLADGAKDVVEIAVPENLVGAILGKGGKTLVEYQELTGARIQISKKGEFIPGTRNRKVTITGSPAATQAAQYLISQRITYEQGVRATNPQKVG; encoded by the exons ATGATGATGgccggtggtggtggtggcggaGCAGCCGTTGACCACAACGGGATATACACAAATCCAAATCTCCACAGCCTGCAGCAGACCCATATGGACGCCGATAACCCAGACTCCCGCAAACGGCCGCTGGAAACTCCGGCTGAGGAGGCCGGCTGTACCAAACGCACCAACACTGGAG AGGAGGGTGAGTACTTCCTGAAGGTGCTGATCCCCAGCTATGCAGCCGGCTCTATAATTGGCAAGGGCGGCCAGACCATCGTACAACTGCAGAAAGAGACGGGTGCCACCATTAAGCTGTCCAAATCCAAAGACTTCTACCCAG GAACAACAGAACGAGTCTGTCTGATACAGGGTACGGTCGAAGCCCTCAATGGTGTCCACAACTTCATTGCGGAGAAAGTTCGCGAGATGCCCCAGAGCGCCCAGAAACCAGAACCAGTCAGCATACTGCAGCCACAGACCACAGTCAACCCTGACCGAGTCAAACAG GCTAAATTGATTGTGCCCAATAGCACAGCTGGGCTGATCATTGGCAAGGGTGGAGCCACAGTGAAAGCGGTGATGGAGCAGTCAGGGGCTTGGGTGCAGCTCTCACAGAAACCAGAAGGCATCAACCTGCAGGAGCGAGTAGTAACCATCAGCGGGGAGCCCGAACAGAACCGAAAGGCCGTGGAAATCATAGTGCAGAAAATTCAGGAGGACCCTCAGAGCAGCAGCTGCCTCAACATAAGTTACTCCAATGTTTCAGGCCCAGTTGCCAATTCCAACCCCACTGGCTCCCCCTATGCTAATACAGGCGAGGTGCTGCCCAATGCAGCTGCAGCGGCTGCCACTGCCTCTAGCCTTCTGGGTCAGGCCGGATTGACAGGAATGGGCGCCTTCCCTGCCGCCATGTCCAGCTTATCCGGTAATGATCTGCTGGCCATCACCTCAGCTCTCAACACACTGGCCAGCTACGGCTACAACACTAACACCCTCGGCCTGGGCCTCAACCCAGCAGCTGCTTCAGGGGTCCTTGCTGCAGTAGCAGCTAGTGCTAAcccggctgctgctgctgcagctaaCCTTCTGGCCTCCTATGCTAGCGATGCCTCCAGCAGTGCGGGCCACCCTGCTACAGGTCTCGGTGGGTTTTCCTTGGGGTCTCTAGCAGCTGCTACTGGGGCTTCCAACGGTTACCTAAATGCTTCATCCCCACTGATGGCCTCCTCCCTATTGGCAACAGAGAAGCTGGCAGATGGTGCCAAGGACGTGGTTGAGATTGCTGTGCCCGAGAATCTGGTGGGTGCCATTTTAGGGAAAGGAGGGAAAACGCTGGTAGAGTACCAGGAGCTAACAGGAGCCCGCATCCAGATCTCCAAAAAAGGAGAGTTCATTCCTGGTACTCGGAACCGTAAAGTTACCATAACAGGGTCGCCAGCCGCTACGCAAGCAGCACAGTATCTGATCAGCCAGCGGATCACCTACGAGCAGGGCGTGCGCGCTACCAACCCACAAAAAGTGGgctaa
- the nova1 gene encoding RNA-binding protein Nova-1 isoform X2, with protein sequence MEEGEYFLKVLIPSYAAGSIIGKGGQTIVQLQKETGATIKLSKSKDFYPGTTERVCLIQGTVEALNGVHNFIAEKVREMPQSAQKPEPVSILQPQTTVNPDRVKQAKLIVPNSTAGLIIGKGGATVKAVMEQSGAWVQLSQKPEGINLQERVVTISGEPEQNRKAVEIIVQKIQEDPQSSSCLNISYSNVSGPVANSNPTGSPYANTGEVLPNAAAAAATASSLLGQAGLTGMGAFPAAMSSLSGNDLLAITSALNTLASYGYNTNTLGLGLNPAAASGVLAAVAASANPAAAAAANLLASYASDASSSAGHPATGLGGFSLGSLAAATGASNGYLNASSPLMASSLLATEKLADGAKDVVEIAVPENLVGAILGKGGKTLVEYQELTGARIQISKKGEFIPGTRNRKVTITGSPAATQAAQYLISQRITYEQGVRATNPQKVG encoded by the exons ATGG AGGAGGGTGAGTACTTCCTGAAGGTGCTGATCCCCAGCTATGCAGCCGGCTCTATAATTGGCAAGGGCGGCCAGACCATCGTACAACTGCAGAAAGAGACGGGTGCCACCATTAAGCTGTCCAAATCCAAAGACTTCTACCCAG GAACAACAGAACGAGTCTGTCTGATACAGGGTACGGTCGAAGCCCTCAATGGTGTCCACAACTTCATTGCGGAGAAAGTTCGCGAGATGCCCCAGAGCGCCCAGAAACCAGAACCAGTCAGCATACTGCAGCCACAGACCACAGTCAACCCTGACCGAGTCAAACAG GCTAAATTGATTGTGCCCAATAGCACAGCTGGGCTGATCATTGGCAAGGGTGGAGCCACAGTGAAAGCGGTGATGGAGCAGTCAGGGGCTTGGGTGCAGCTCTCACAGAAACCAGAAGGCATCAACCTGCAGGAGCGAGTAGTAACCATCAGCGGGGAGCCCGAACAGAACCGAAAGGCCGTGGAAATCATAGTGCAGAAAATTCAGGAGGACCCTCAGAGCAGCAGCTGCCTCAACATAAGTTACTCCAATGTTTCAGGCCCAGTTGCCAATTCCAACCCCACTGGCTCCCCCTATGCTAATACAGGCGAGGTGCTGCCCAATGCAGCTGCAGCGGCTGCCACTGCCTCTAGCCTTCTGGGTCAGGCCGGATTGACAGGAATGGGCGCCTTCCCTGCCGCCATGTCCAGCTTATCCGGTAATGATCTGCTGGCCATCACCTCAGCTCTCAACACACTGGCCAGCTACGGCTACAACACTAACACCCTCGGCCTGGGCCTCAACCCAGCAGCTGCTTCAGGGGTCCTTGCTGCAGTAGCAGCTAGTGCTAAcccggctgctgctgctgcagctaaCCTTCTGGCCTCCTATGCTAGCGATGCCTCCAGCAGTGCGGGCCACCCTGCTACAGGTCTCGGTGGGTTTTCCTTGGGGTCTCTAGCAGCTGCTACTGGGGCTTCCAACGGTTACCTAAATGCTTCATCCCCACTGATGGCCTCCTCCCTATTGGCAACAGAGAAGCTGGCAGATGGTGCCAAGGACGTGGTTGAGATTGCTGTGCCCGAGAATCTGGTGGGTGCCATTTTAGGGAAAGGAGGGAAAACGCTGGTAGAGTACCAGGAGCTAACAGGAGCCCGCATCCAGATCTCCAAAAAAGGAGAGTTCATTCCTGGTACTCGGAACCGTAAAGTTACCATAACAGGGTCGCCAGCCGCTACGCAAGCAGCACAGTATCTGATCAGCCAGCGGATCACCTACGAGCAGGGCGTGCGCGCTACCAACCCACAAAAAGTGGgctaa